Proteins found in one Streptococcus mitis genomic segment:
- the addA gene encoding helicase-exonuclease AddAB subunit AddA, translating into MKPISFLTEKEIQKLQEVEANSSKEQKKTAEQIEAIYTSGQNILVSASAGSGKTFVMAERILDQLARGVEISQLFISTFTVKAATELKERLEKKISQQIQESSDVDLKQHLGRQLADLPNAAIGTMDSFTQKFLGKHGYLIDIAPNFRILQNQSEQLLLKNEVFHEVFEAHYQGKQKEKFSHLLKNFAGRGKDERGLRQQVYKIYDFLQSTSNPQKWLSESFLKGFEKADFSSEKEKLTTQIQQALWDLESFFRYHLDNDAKEFAKAAYLENVQLVLDEIGSLNQESDSQAYQAVLARVVAISKEKNGRALTNASRKADLKPLADAYNEERKTQFAKLGQLSDQITILDYQERYHGDTWELAKTFQAFMSDFVEAYRQRKRQENAFEFADISHYTIEILENFPQVREAYQERFHEVMVDEYQDTNHIQERMLELLSNGHNRFMVGDIKQSIYRFRQADPQIFNEKFQRYVQNPKEGKLILLKENFRSSSEVLSATNDVFERLMDQEVGEINYDNMHQLVFANTKLTPNTDNKAEFLLYDKDDTGEEEESQTETKLTGEMRLVIKEILKLHQEQGVSFKEIALLTSSRSRNDQILLALSEYGIPVKTDGEQNNYLQSLEVQVMLDTLRVIHNPLQDYALVALMKSPMFGFDEDELARLALQKAEDKIQENLYEKLVNAQKQVSSHRNLIHTALAEKLNQFMDILDSWRLYTKTHSLYDLIWKIYNDRFYYDYVGALPNGPARQANLYALALRADQFEKSNFKGLSRFIRMIDQVLEAQHDLASVAVAPPKDAVELMTIHKSKGLEFPYVFILNMDQDFNKQDSMSEVILSRKNGLGVKYIAKMETGAVEDHYPKTVKLSIPSLTYMQNEEELQLASYSEQMRLLYVAMTRAKKKLYLIGKGSREKLEAKEYPAAKNEKLNSNTRLQARNFQDWIWAISKVFVKDHLNFSYRFVGEDQLTREAIGELENKSPLQDSSQADNRQSETIKEALEMLKEVEVYNTLHRAAIELPSVQTPSQIKKFYEPVMDMEGVEIAGQGQSVDKKINFDLPDFSSKEKVTGAEIGSATHELMQRMDLSQRPTLVSLTKTLKQVQTSPAVRDKINLAKILAFFDTALGQEILANTHLLYREQPFSMLKRDQKSQEDFVVRGILDGYLLYEDKIVLFDYKTDRYDEPSQLVDRYRGQLALYGEALSRAYSIENIDKYLILLGKDEVQVVKV; encoded by the coding sequence ATGAAGCCTATTTCCTTTTTAACTGAGAAAGAAATTCAAAAATTGCAAGAAGTAGAAGCAAATTCGAGCAAGGAACAAAAGAAAACTGCCGAGCAAATCGAAGCCATCTACACTTCTGGGCAAAATATCCTTGTCTCAGCGTCTGCTGGTTCTGGGAAGACTTTTGTCATGGCCGAGCGTATTCTTGACCAATTAGCGCGTGGTGTCGAAATTTCTCAACTATTTATCTCAACCTTTACTGTCAAGGCTGCCACAGAGCTTAAAGAACGTTTGGAGAAAAAAATCAGCCAACAAATCCAAGAAAGCAGTGATGTCGACCTCAAACAACACTTGGGACGTCAGTTGGCAGACCTACCCAACGCTGCCATCGGAACCATGGACTCTTTCACACAAAAATTCCTTGGTAAACATGGCTATCTGATTGATATTGCACCTAATTTCCGTATTTTACAAAACCAGAGCGAGCAACTTCTTCTCAAAAACGAAGTCTTCCATGAGGTATTTGAAGCGCATTACCAAGGTAAACAGAAAGAGAAGTTTAGTCATTTACTGAAAAACTTTGCTGGACGTGGCAAGGATGAACGTGGTCTGCGCCAGCAGGTCTATAAAATCTATGACTTTCTCCAATCCACCAGCAATCCTCAGAAATGGCTGAGTGAATCTTTCCTCAAAGGCTTTGAAAAAGCTGATTTTAGCAGTGAAAAAGAAAAACTGACCACACAAATCCAGCAAGCCCTTTGGGATTTGGAGAGTTTTTTCCGTTACCATCTGGATAACGATGCCAAGGAGTTTGCAAAGGCTGCTTATTTAGAAAATGTTCAGTTAGTTCTGGATGAAATTGGCTCCTTAAATCAAGAGTCCGATAGTCAGGCTTATCAGGCAGTGCTTGCGCGTGTTGTCGCAATTTCGAAAGAGAAAAACGGTCGGGCCCTGACTAATGCCAGTCGCAAGGCTGATTTGAAGCCACTGGCGGATGCCTACAACGAAGAGAGAAAGACCCAGTTTGCTAAACTAGGACAACTGTCAGACCAGATAACCATTCTCGACTATCAAGAACGTTATCATGGAGATACATGGGAATTAGCTAAAACCTTCCAAGCCTTCATGAGTGATTTTGTAGAAGCTTATCGTCAGCGTAAACGTCAGGAAAATGCCTTTGAATTCGCTGATATCAGCCATTACACCATTGAGATTTTAGAGAATTTCCCGCAAGTCCGTGAGGCTTATCAGGAACGTTTCCACGAAGTCATGGTCGATGAGTATCAGGATACCAACCATATTCAAGAACGGATGTTAGAATTGCTATCCAATGGCCACAATCGCTTTATGGTGGGAGATATCAAGCAGTCCATTTATCGTTTCCGTCAGGCAGACCCGCAGATTTTCAATGAGAAATTCCAACGCTATGTGCAAAATCCAAAAGAGGGCAAGCTGATTCTCCTCAAGGAAAATTTCCGTAGTAGTTCAGAAGTACTGTCAGCAACCAATGATGTCTTTGAACGTCTCATGGACCAAGAGGTCGGCGAAATCAACTATGATAACATGCACCAGCTTGTTTTTGCCAATACTAAACTGACTCCTAATACAGACAATAAGGCAGAATTTCTCCTCTACGACAAGGACGATACAGGTGAGGAAGAAGAGAGTCAAACAGAAACGAAACTAACAGGCGAAATGCGCTTGGTTATTAAGGAAATCCTGAAGCTTCATCAAGAGCAAGGTGTTTCCTTTAAAGAAATTGCCCTTTTGACCTCCAGCCGCAGTCGTAATGACCAGATTCTCCTCGCCCTGTCTGAGTACGGGATTCCTGTCAAAACTGACGGCGAGCAAAACAATTATCTCCAATCCTTAGAAGTACAAGTCATGCTGGACACCCTTCGTGTCATTCACAATCCCCTGCAAGACTACGCCTTGGTTGCCCTTATGAAGTCTCCAATGTTTGGTTTTGACGAGGACGAGTTAGCACGTTTAGCTCTTCAAAAAGCAGAGGATAAAATCCAAGAAAATCTCTATGAGAAACTGGTCAATGCTCAAAAACAGGTAAGCAGCCATAGAAACTTGATTCACACAGCTCTAGCTGAGAAACTAAACCAATTCATGGATATCTTGGATTCTTGGCGCTTGTATACCAAAACGCACTCCCTCTATGACTTGATTTGGAAGATTTACAACGACCGTTTTTATTATGACTATGTTGGAGCCTTACCAAATGGTCCTGCTAGACAGGCCAATCTCTATGCACTAGCTCTGCGTGCTGATCAATTTGAAAAGAGCAATTTCAAGGGCTTGTCGCGTTTTATTCGTATGATTGACCAAGTCTTAGAAGCCCAGCACGATTTGGCAAGCGTGGCCGTCGCACCGCCAAAAGATGCAGTAGAGCTTATGACCATCCACAAGAGTAAAGGGCTGGAGTTTCCTTACGTCTTCATCCTCAATATGGATCAAGATTTCAACAAGCAAGACTCTATGTCAGAGGTCATTCTCAGCCGTAAAAATGGACTAGGTGTCAAATATATCGCCAAAATGGAGACAGGAGCAGTGGAAGATCACTATCCTAAAACCGTCAAACTCTCCATTCCTAGCCTGACCTATATGCAGAATGAAGAGGAATTACAGCTGGCAAGCTATTCTGAGCAAATGCGTCTCCTCTACGTTGCTATGACACGGGCTAAGAAAAAGCTCTATCTTATCGGTAAGGGTTCTCGCGAAAAGCTGGAAGCCAAGGAATACCCAGCAGCTAAAAATGAAAAACTAAATAGCAACACTAGACTGCAAGCAAGGAATTTCCAAGATTGGATTTGGGCTATCAGTAAAGTGTTTGTTAAGGATCATCTCAACTTTAGCTATCGTTTTGTTGGTGAAGACCAGCTGACTAGAGAAGCTATCGGAGAATTGGAAAACAAAAGTCCTCTCCAAGATAGCTCCCAAGCAGACAATCGCCAGTCTGAAACCATTAAGGAAGCCCTTGAAATGCTGAAAGAAGTGGAAGTCTATAATACTCTTCACCGCGCAGCCATTGAACTTCCCAGTGTTCAAACCCCAAGTCAAATCAAGAAATTCTACGAACCCGTTATGGATATGGAAGGTGTCGAGATTGCAGGTCAAGGACAGTCAGTAGACAAGAAAATCAACTTTGATTTGCCAGATTTTTCAAGCAAAGAAAAGGTAACAGGAGCTGAAATTGGTAGTGCTACCCACGAACTGATGCAGAGAATGGACCTCAGTCAGCGACCAACACTTGTTAGCCTGACAAAAACTCTCAAACAAGTTCAAACCAGCCCAGCTGTCAGAGATAAGATCAATCTTGCTAAAATTCTTGCATTCTTTGATACAGCACTCGGTCAGGAAATTCTCGCTAATACCCACCTTCTCTATCGAGAGCAACCCTTCTCCATGCTCAAACGAGACCAAAAGAGTCAGGAAGACTTCGTTGTCCGTGGTATCCTTGATGGATATCTGCTTTACGAAGACAAAATTGTTCTGTTTGACTACAAGACAGACCGCTATGATGAACCAAGTCAACTCGTAGATCGTTATCGTGGTCAGTTAGCGCTATACGGAGAAGCTCTATCTCGAGCCTATTCGATTGAAAATATTGACAAATACTTGATTTTACTCGGTAAAGACGAGGTTCAAGTTGTAAAAGTATAA